One genomic segment of Catalinimonas alkaloidigena includes these proteins:
- a CDS encoding RagB/SusD family nutrient uptake outer membrane protein: MLHIKYIFSNLFILLLTLGCQPDLLETIPNDRVSSDIFWETESDAEFAANAVYPTLDGLNLVTYDGITDLLHSNRPFSSDLEIERGLIAADNGRFLNEWDAAYTAIRRTNDFMDNVDRVENADPEVINRLKGEVMTIRAYHYIKLAMLYGDVPLITTGIGIEEGRTVDRTPVAEIWNFIAEELDQAAEWLPLENGARVSKGAANALKARAMLFAGRFDEAAEAASRVMDSGVYSLYSSYYDMFQYEGEGNEEVILDRQYAGGINTHNIYTVLAPWSQIGGSNGSQYVPTSKMVDMYEMSNGKAIDEAGSGFDPFNPYENRDPRLKYSIFVKGIELPDGDIYDPTPGGGGSDPVGETVYATSTGFNVRKYVDEEDFENPSNSGLNIIILRYAEVLLTYAEAKIELGEIDQSVYDAINTVRQRPGVEMPLLTQSEASSQSEMREAVRKERAVELAFEGLRLFDIRRWQIADEVMQGIPKGMRYVEDGQVKQVELTGVDRNFNAERDYLWAIPQRERELNPNLSQNPNW; this comes from the coding sequence ATGTTACATATCAAATATATATTTTCAAACTTATTTATCTTACTCTTAACCCTAGGTTGTCAGCCAGATTTATTGGAAACCATTCCTAATGACAGGGTATCTTCTGATATTTTCTGGGAAACTGAAAGTGATGCTGAATTTGCCGCCAACGCTGTGTATCCAACCCTTGACGGATTGAATCTGGTCACATATGATGGAATAACGGACTTATTACATTCCAACAGGCCTTTTTCTTCAGATCTGGAGATAGAGAGAGGTTTAATTGCTGCCGATAATGGTAGGTTTTTAAATGAATGGGATGCAGCCTATACTGCGATTCGCAGAACAAATGATTTTATGGATAATGTAGATCGGGTAGAAAATGCAGATCCTGAAGTCATCAACCGCCTGAAAGGGGAAGTAATGACTATCCGCGCTTATCATTATATAAAGTTGGCTATGCTGTACGGTGACGTACCCCTGATCACTACTGGAATCGGTATAGAAGAAGGTCGTACAGTAGATCGTACCCCGGTGGCTGAGATCTGGAATTTTATTGCTGAAGAATTAGATCAGGCTGCAGAGTGGCTTCCATTAGAAAATGGTGCCAGGGTAAGTAAAGGTGCAGCCAATGCGCTGAAGGCCCGTGCCATGTTGTTTGCAGGAAGATTTGATGAAGCAGCCGAAGCTGCCAGCAGAGTTATGGATAGCGGTGTTTATAGCTTATATTCTTCCTATTATGATATGTTTCAGTATGAAGGTGAAGGGAATGAAGAAGTTATTTTAGACAGGCAATATGCAGGGGGAATCAACACACATAATATATACACTGTTTTAGCACCCTGGAGTCAGATTGGGGGTAGTAATGGCAGTCAGTATGTGCCTACCTCAAAAATGGTAGATATGTATGAGATGTCAAATGGTAAAGCAATAGATGAGGCGGGTAGTGGATTTGACCCCTTCAACCCCTATGAAAACCGGGACCCTCGCCTGAAGTATTCTATTTTTGTAAAAGGTATTGAGCTTCCTGATGGAGATATTTATGATCCTACTCCCGGAGGAGGAGGTTCAGATCCAGTAGGTGAAACAGTATATGCCACTTCCACAGGTTTTAATGTTCGTAAATATGTGGATGAAGAAGATTTTGAGAATCCTTCCAACTCTGGACTGAATATCATTATCCTTCGTTATGCAGAAGTTTTGCTTACATATGCTGAAGCTAAAATTGAGTTGGGAGAAATTGACCAGTCTGTTTATGATGCCATCAATACAGTACGCCAGCGTCCCGGAGTAGAAATGCCTCTCCTTACGCAGAGTGAAGCTTCTAGCCAGTCAGAAATGCGGGAAGCTGTAAGAAAAGAGAGAGCAGTAGAATTGGCTTTTGAGGGCTTGAGGCTTTTTGATATTCGCAGGTGGCAAATTGCTGATGAAGTGATGCAGGGCATACCCAAAGGGATGCGTTATGTAGAAGACGGACAAGTAAAACAGGTAGAATTAACCGGAGTAGATCGTAATTTTAATGCAGAAAGAGATTATCTCTGGGCAATTCCGCAAAGAGAAAGAGAACTCAATCCTAATCTAAGCCAAAACCCTAACTGGTAA